GAATTGTTTTCAAATATTCCGCAATAGCGGGCGGATTTTCAATGAGCGGCTTCGTCAGCCTAGTCTCGATAAATCCGGGGCAAAGGGAGTTTACGCGGATGTCGTACGACGCCAATTCCACCGCCATCGACATCGCCAGCAAATTAATCCCGCCCTTGGCCGCGTTGTAATGGGCTTGATCCGCCTCGGCCGCAAGACCGTTAACACTCGACATCTGGATAATGGAGCCGCCGCTTCCGAGCTTGACCATTTCCTTGGCAACTCGTTGGGAGACTAAGAAAGTTCCCTTCAGGTTAATATCCAGATGCCAGTCCCAATCCTCCTCCGTAATTTCGAGGAAAGACGCAGTGCGGTTGACGCCCGCATTGTTCACGAGAATGTCAATTCGACCCCATTCCCGTAGAGCTTCATCGACCATACGATCCACGTCTGCTCGGTATCTGATATCCGCTTCGATCGCGATCGCTTGACCGCCTTTGTCCGTTATATAAGCTGCGGTCTCTTCGAGCGCCTCTTTATCGAGACCGGCGACGGCGACTTTCGCGCCTTCCGCGGCAAACCGGACGGCAATCGCCAGACCAATTCCTTGGGAACCGCCCGTCACGAGCGCTATTTTATCCTTTAGCCTCAACTTGCAAACCTCCCACGTCTTCCGAGATTCCGCACCAATCGATAATGATTTCGGCATACCACCGAATCAGAGCTTCATAAGAAGCGATATCGAGAAATTCGTCCGCCCCATGCGCGTTACCGCCGCTAGGACCGAGTACTAAAGCAGGCGTATCGCTGTACAA
This portion of the Cohnella abietis genome encodes:
- a CDS encoding SDR family NAD(P)-dependent oxidoreductase; protein product: MRLKDKIALVTGGSQGIGLAIAVRFAAEGAKVAVAGLDKEALEETAAYITDKGGQAIAIEADIRYRADVDRMVDEALREWGRIDILVNNAGVNRTASFLEITEEDWDWHLDINLKGTFLVSQRVAKEMVKLGSGGSIIQMSSVNGLAAEADQAHYNAAKGGINLLAMSMAVELASYDIRVNSLCPGFIETRLTKPLIENPPAIAEYLKTIPMKRVGQPEEIASAALFMASDESRYMTGHCMVIDGGQLIKLS